The Sneathiella limimaris region TTCCTTCTGCCTTGAGTGCATCTCCAATGCCAAATATGGAAGCACCTGATAATCTTGGTATTCGACAACTCTATGCGATTTCGCCTTTGGGTGTTGTTTCCGCGCTCGTAGTTGGCATTGCTCACGGCGGTTTTTATTCAATGGCAGCGGTTTACGGATCATTGATTGGTCTTTCAGTTGGGCAAATCTCAATCTTTATTAGTGCCGCCGTTGTCGGAGGGGCTTTGTTGCAAATGCCAATCGGGCGTCTGTCTGATTTTATGGATCGTCGGAAGGTCCTTTTAATGACTGCGGCCGTTTCATTGGCACTCTGTTTGGTGCTATTGGAATTGCAAACCTGGGATAATAAGCTTTGGTTTATGGGTGGGGCGATGCTGTTTGGGGGGTTCTGTTTCCCTCTCTATTCCTTGTGTTTGGCTCATACCAACGACCATTTGCAACCAAATCAAATGGTTGCGGCGAGTAGTGGGTTGCTTTTGGTGAATGGTGTAGGAGCGATCGCAGGTCCTATCGGGGTATCCCTGTTGATGGGAGCAGTTGGGTCCTGGATGTTCTTTGTCTTTATGGGCGGTGCCTGTTCTATCATCGTAATATTTGCTATTTACCGAATGTCTGTAAAAGAAGCCGTCCCCCTTGATGATCAGAATGACTTCGTCGCCATGCCGGTTCGCTCAGGGATGGTTGCAGTTACCTTGAACCCAGAATCTGAAGAATGGGATGAAGAGGAACCTGACGAGACTTCACCGCCAAAAATGAGTAAAGCCTCAATAGGCATCATGGCTGATCGTGAAGATGAGGATGAAGAAGAGGAAGATGAGGAACAAAGCCCATTAAACGATGGGCCAACACCTTGGAACCGAAACGGTTAAGTTTGTTCTTGTCTTTCTTTTTCTTTTGAATAACGTGCATTCTTTTCGTTGCTGCTTTATTCAAGGGGCGTTAAAACCAACATCATGACTGACAAATTGAAAATTGCCCTTGCCCAGGCAAACCCAAAGCTTGGGGATATCGCAGGAAATATCAAACTTGCTAGAGAGTTCCGGGAAGAAGCGGAAGCCGAAGGTGCTGAGCTCGTCGTTTTCCCAGAACTGTTTATTTGTGGTTACCCGCCAGAGGATCTAGTTTTAAAGCCATCATTTGTCAGGGCTTGTGAACAAGCCATGTCAGAGCTTGCTGAACTAACCCTTGATGGGGGGCCGGCAATGCTAATGACCGGGCCGATGATGGATGGTCCTTTCCTCCGCAATACAGTTTGTCTCCTTGAAGAAGGAAAAATTTCAGCAACTCGATACAAAAACAAACTTCCGAATTATGGGGTCTTTGACGAAATTCGCGTCTTTGAACCCGGGCCGCTTCCTGGGCCAATTCCGTTTAAGGGTGTCCGCATGGGCGTGATGATCTGTGAGGACATGTGGTATCCAGATGTTGCCGAATGTCTGGCTGAAACAGGGGCCGAACTTCTGATTGTTCCCAACGGAAGCCCTTATGATCACGAAAAAGGCGATGCGCGTCTTAATTATGCGGTCGAACGGGTTAAAGAGACAGAATTGCCAATCGTTTATGTCAATCAAATTGGTGGTCAGGATGAGCTCGTTTTCGATGGTGGCTCATTCGTTTTGAATGATGACTGCACCTTGAATGTGCAAATGGCCTGCTGGAAAGAAGATTTGCTGGTGACCGACTGGGAACGGGATGGCGATCGCTGGAAATGTGCCACAACATCGCTTGTTGAGCCCGGTGGTGATCTGGAGCGGATCTATAATGCCATGGTTCTGGGGCTGAAAGACTATGTCAATAAAAACGGTTTTCCAGGGGTTGTCCTCGGCCTGTCCGGTGGAATTGATAGTGCGTTAAGTGCTGCTGTGGCGGTGGATGCCCTCGGTGCAGATCGCGTTCACTGCGTGATGATGCCATCCCGCTATACATCACAGGAAAGCTTGGATGATGCAGCAGAATGTGCACGCCTTTTAGGAACCAAGCTGGATACTGTTCAGATTGAACCGGCCGTAGATGCGTTTGATGGCATGCTGTCACATTTGTTCGAAGGAACCAATGCGGATATCACCGAAGAGAATATTCAATCTCGGATCCGTGGCCTCACGCTGATGGCGATTTCCAACAAATTTGGAAAGATGGTGCTCACCACGGGTAACAAGTCTGAAATGTCTACGGGATACGCAACGATCTACGGTGATATGTGCGGCGGTTACTCGGTTTTGAAAGATCTATACAAAACCAAATGTTTTGAGGTGTCTCACTGGCGGAACAAGTCCAGCTCTGATCTGTTTTTGGGGCCAAATGGTGCCGTGATGCCTGAAAATGTGATTGTGAAGCCACCAACCGCGGAATTACGTGAGGATCAGAAGGACGAAGACAGTCTCCCGCCTTATGAAATTCTCGACGGTATACTTCATGCTTTGATCGAGGATGAAAAATCCTACGCTGAGATTGTTGAAGCTGGATATGATGGGGCACTGGTCAGTCGGGTTCAGAACCTACTTTATGTCGCTGAATATAAGCGTAGACAGGCCCCTCCAGGTGTCAAGATAACGACGCGCAACTTTGGTAAAGACAGACGCTATCCGATTACAAACGGATTTAGGGATAAGAGATGACCGCAAAATTTCGATTTGCACCAAGCCCAACCGGTTATTTACACGTAGGGAATGCACGGCTCGCCCTGATTAACTGGCTTTATGCTCGCAAAATTGAGGGTGAATTTGTTCTTCGTCTGGATGATACGGATGAGGAGCGTTCCACTGAAGAATTTGCTGAAGGGATCAAGGAAGATCTAACTTGGCTTGGGCTTGTTTGGGATGATCTGAAAAAACAGTCGGATCGCGCCGACCGGTACACTGAAATTTTTGAGAAACTCAAGGCTGAGGGCCGTCTTTATCCGTGTTATGAAACGGGTGAGGAGCTTGAATATAAGCGGAAACGGCAGCTCGCCCGAAAATTGCCACCTGTTTATGATCGTTCTGCATTGAAGCTGACAGACGAAGAAAAACAGGCCTTTGAAGCAGAAGGACGCCAACCACATTGGCGCTTCCTACTGGATCAGGAGGTTGTGGCTTGGGACGATCATGTGCGAGGTCGTGTGGAAGTTGACTGTGCCAGTATGTCGGACCCTGTTCTCATTCGGACTGATGGACGTCCACTATATCATTTGCCATCTGTTGTTGATGATGTGGATTTCGGGATTACCCATGTGATCCGGGGCGAGGATCATGTCAGTAATACAGCACTTCATATCCAACTCTTTAAGGCGATGGGCGCAACTGTACCAGAATTTGCTCATATTCCACTTTTGATGGGACCTGATGGAGGACCGCTCTCTAAACGGGAAGGGAGCTTGTCTTTAAGGGATATGCGAGATGAAGGGCTTGAGCCGATGAGCATCAACTCGTTGCTCGCACGCCTCGGAACCTCGGATAATGTCGTCGGCCAATATGATTTGGCAAAACTTATTGAAGGATTTGATATCGGTCACTTCAGTCGAGCCGCAGCTAAATTCGACCCGGCAGAACTTAAAAACCTGAATGCCAAGATTTTGCATGAGATGCCATGGGAACTCGTGAAAGATCGCCCTGAGCTTGAAGGATGTACGGCAGATCTGTGGGCCGTCATCCAAGGAAATTTGTCTGTTCTGGGTGAAGCTAAATTGTGGACCGAAGTAACCTACGGGCAAATCAATCCAGTTATTGAGGATGAGAGCTTTGCTGCGAAAGCAGCGGAACTGCTACCTGCTGGAACCCTGGATGGAGACAGCTGGAAAAGCTGGACCAATGCCATTAAGGATGAGCTGGGGGTTAAGGGAAAAGCCCTATTTATGCCGCTGAGACAAGCACTTACAGCTCAGTCTCATGGTCCAGAAATGGGTAAGTTACTCCCCTTGTTGGGACGAGAGAAGACCTTGAAACGTCTTAAAGGAGAGGTGGCCTAATTGCCATCCCGAGGATAGATCGTGAAGTTACATCTTTATAACACTGCAACCCGACAGAAAGAGGAATTCGTTCCTATCGATCCAAAGAATGTTGGCATGTATGTGTGCGGCCCAACTGTGTATGACTTTGCGCATATCGGTAATGCGCGTCCGGTCGTGATTTTTGATGTTTTGGTTCGCCTTCTTCGCTCAATATACGGCACTGATCATGTGACCTATGTTCGGAATATTACAGATGTCGAAGATAAAATTATCGAGGCGGCAGCCCGTAACTGTGAAACGATTGATGACCTGACATCGCGCACAACTAAGGCTTACCATGATGATATGGCTGCTCTTGGTGCGGCTATGCCGGATCGGGAGCCGCATGCCACGCAGCATATCGATGGTATGATTGATATGATCAACACCCTGATCGAAAAGGGGCATGCCTATGAAGCAGAAGGTCATGTTCTTTTTGATGTTCAGTCCATGCCAGATTACGGCAAACTTTCTGGTCGGAACCGGGATGACATGATTGCCGGTGCTCGTGTTGAAGTCGCTCCTTATAAAAAAGATCCTGCCGATTTTGTGCTTTGGAAACCCTCAACTGATGACATGCCCGGTTGGGATAGCCCCTGGGGGCGTGGGCGGCCGGGTTGGCATATTGAATGTTCTGTCATGTCAAAAGCGGAACTTGGAGATACATTTGATATTCATGGCGGTGGTCGGGACCTGATATTTCCGCACCATGAAAATGAAGTTGCCCAAAGCTGCTGCGCTAATGGTCCAGATACATTTGCCAAATACTGGGTGCATAACGGCTTTCTGACAGTTGAAGGGGACAAGATGTCCAAATCCCTCGGTAATTTCCGGACAGTTCGGGAGTTGCTTGAGGAAGCGCCAGGCGAAGCGTTGCGCTTAAATATGCTCACGGCTCATTATCGCCAACCTCTTGACTGGACATCCGACGGGGTCAAGCAATCCAAGACAAATTTGGATCGACTTTATACAGCACTTCAGAAACTTGATGATGTTGATCCGGCGGCTGATATTGTTGCAGAAGATGTCCGTGATGCTTTGATGGATGACTTGAACACGCCAAAAGCTTTAACAGCGCTGTATGCATTGGCATCTCAAGCAAATAAAGCGACGGATGCTTCTGAAAAAGCTGTTTTAAAAGCCAAACTCTTATCAGCTGGCGATCAACTGGGCCTCTTGCAGTTGTCTCCGGAAGATTGGTTCAAGGGTGGTAGCAGCGACGGATTAGATGAGGCGACTATTGAAAGTCTGATCGCCGAGCGACTGGAAGCGCGTGCCAACAAGGATTTTGCCCGTTCGGATGAAATTCGAGATGATCTGAAAGCGCAAGGGGTCATTCTAGAGGATGGGCCCGGCGGAACCACCTGGAAGCGGGCATAACCAACCCTTAAACTGCCGTCTATTGTTGACCATTTCAATTTATGGGTCTATTGCTTTGTCTTTGTTGCAATGGCTTCAAAAGAATTGAAATAAATAGAAAAATCAGGTGCGTGAGACGATGTCCTCTAAAGAGCGGTTATATTTGTTTGATACGACGCTGCGCGATGGTGCACAGACACACGGTGTAGACTTTAGCGTCGAAGACAAAATTGCGATTGCCGAAACTTTGGATAAGCTGGGCATTGATTATATTGAGGGCGGCTGGCCTGGGGCAAACCCGGGGGACACTGAATTTTTCGCCCGTGATCATAACTATAAAAATGCGACTTTCACGGCATTTGGAATGACACGTCGCCCAGGGCGAAGCGCTTCCAATGACACTGGATTGAAGGCAGTTCTGGATTCTGAAACGCCAGCTGTTTGTCTTGTTGGTAAGAGCTGGGATTTTCAGGTTGAAGTCGCCTTGGGTATTGAACTTGATGAGAATGTTGAGCTGATCTCTTCCTCTATGGAAGAATGTCGTCGTCTCGGCCGGGAGCCGATGTATGATGCTGAGCATTTTTTCGATGGTTATAAAGCTAATCCTGAATATGCATTGAAATGTGCAAAAGCAGCGTATGATGCGGGGGCACGTTGGGTTGTTCTTTGTGATACCAACGGCGGCACACTCCCGCATGAAGTTGAAGCAATTGTTTCTGAAGTCGTGAAACACATTCCCGGTGATCATTTGGGTATTCATACTCATAACGATACGGAGAACGCGGTTGCCAATTCGTTGGCTGCAATTCGGGCAGGGGTTCGGCAAGTGCAGGGGACACTCAATGGGTTGGGGGAGAGGTGTGGCAATGCCAATATGGTTAGTCTTATCCCAACCTTATGTTTGAAAGAGCCCTACAAATCCCAATTTGAAACGGGAATTACGTCGGATGGGCTGAAAAAACTTCGCTTAGCCTCTTTGATGCTGGATGAAATCCTGAACCGGGCACCAAACAGGCATCAACCATATGTTGGTGCATCAGCCTTCACCCATAAAGGTGGGCTGCATGTGTCCGCTGTACAGAAAGATCCAACTACTTATGAGCATGTTGATCCAGCGTCTGTTGGGAACCGACGTGTCATTCCGGTTTCCGATCAGGCCGGACGATCCAATCTGATCGCTCAGTTCCAGGAGTTTGGACTTGAAATTGATCCCAAAGATCCAAGGGTTGACCGGCTGCTCGAGGAAGTGAAGGAGCGGGAGCATAACGGCTATAGCTATGATGGGGCACTTGCCAGTTTTGAATTAATGGCCCGTCGGCGTCTCGGGCAGGTTCCCGAATATTTTCAGGTTGAAAGCTTTCGTGTTCAGGTCGAGCGTCGCCACAATGCCAATGGAGATTTAATAACAATCTCTGATGCGGTCGTGAAAGTCATCGTAGACGGGGAACGGCTAATGTCGGTCGCAGAGGGAAATGGTCCTGTGAACGCATTGGACCAGGCCCTTCGGAAAGATTTGGGGGCATATTCCGAATACCTGAAAGATTTACGCCTTGCTGATTTTAAGGTTCGGATCCTTTCAACCGGAACCGAAGCGGTGACCCGCGTTATGATCGAAAGCACAGATGATACTGGCCATCGCTGGTTTACCATTGGCGTTTCCCCTAATATTGTGGATGCATCATTCGCTGCGCTTTTGGATAGTATTACTTATAAACTGTTGCGGGATGGGGCGCCGGCGAGTAAGTAGTCTGCCATTATTTGATGGTAACGACATAGGCACAGTTTCATGAGTGGGCAACAGAATTCGCCAGCGATTATTCTTGTGGAACCCCAAATGGGGGAAAATATAGGCGCGGCCGCCAGAGCGATGCTTAATTTCGGTTTGACCGATATGCGCTTGGTAAGCCCCCGAGATGGCTGGCCGAACGAAAAAGCCGTTGCTATGGCTTCGCGGGCTGACGAGGTCTTAGAAAAGGCACGGGTTTTTGAGACGGTTCAGGACGCCATCGCAGATCTTCAGCATGTTTATGCCACAACTGCCCGCCCACGGGACATGATCAAACATGTGGTAACACCTAAAGCCGCCGCGACAGAAATTCGTGGGCATAAA contains the following coding sequences:
- a CDS encoding MFS transporter; the protein is MTEALKSCWPLLLGIGLMMLGNGLQGSLLGVRASIEGFPTAITGLIMSAYYMGFLFGSIITPKILASVGHVRVFAALASLASTAALIHAVFADPYVWGVFRLLTGFSFAGLYIVSESWLNDTATNETRGSILSIYMVITFGGMAGGQILLNSYDPASFQLFVIVSVLVSLALIPSALSASPMPNMEAPDNLGIRQLYAISPLGVVSALVVGIAHGGFYSMAAVYGSLIGLSVGQISIFISAAVVGGALLQMPIGRLSDFMDRRKVLLMTAAVSLALCLVLLELQTWDNKLWFMGGAMLFGGFCFPLYSLCLAHTNDHLQPNQMVAASSGLLLVNGVGAIAGPIGVSLLMGAVGSWMFFVFMGGACSIIVIFAIYRMSVKEAVPLDDQNDFVAMPVRSGMVAVTLNPESEEWDEEEPDETSPPKMSKASIGIMADREDEDEEEEDEEQSPLNDGPTPWNRNG
- the cysS gene encoding cysteine--tRNA ligase, producing MKLHLYNTATRQKEEFVPIDPKNVGMYVCGPTVYDFAHIGNARPVVIFDVLVRLLRSIYGTDHVTYVRNITDVEDKIIEAAARNCETIDDLTSRTTKAYHDDMAALGAAMPDREPHATQHIDGMIDMINTLIEKGHAYEAEGHVLFDVQSMPDYGKLSGRNRDDMIAGARVEVAPYKKDPADFVLWKPSTDDMPGWDSPWGRGRPGWHIECSVMSKAELGDTFDIHGGGRDLIFPHHENEVAQSCCANGPDTFAKYWVHNGFLTVEGDKMSKSLGNFRTVRELLEEAPGEALRLNMLTAHYRQPLDWTSDGVKQSKTNLDRLYTALQKLDDVDPAADIVAEDVRDALMDDLNTPKALTALYALASQANKATDASEKAVLKAKLLSAGDQLGLLQLSPEDWFKGGSSDGLDEATIESLIAERLEARANKDFARSDEIRDDLKAQGVILEDGPGGTTWKRA
- the cimA gene encoding citramalate synthase: MSSKERLYLFDTTLRDGAQTHGVDFSVEDKIAIAETLDKLGIDYIEGGWPGANPGDTEFFARDHNYKNATFTAFGMTRRPGRSASNDTGLKAVLDSETPAVCLVGKSWDFQVEVALGIELDENVELISSSMEECRRLGREPMYDAEHFFDGYKANPEYALKCAKAAYDAGARWVVLCDTNGGTLPHEVEAIVSEVVKHIPGDHLGIHTHNDTENAVANSLAAIRAGVRQVQGTLNGLGERCGNANMVSLIPTLCLKEPYKSQFETGITSDGLKKLRLASLMLDEILNRAPNRHQPYVGASAFTHKGGLHVSAVQKDPTTYEHVDPASVGNRRVIPVSDQAGRSNLIAQFQEFGLEIDPKDPRVDRLLEEVKEREHNGYSYDGALASFELMARRRLGQVPEYFQVESFRVQVERRHNANGDLITISDAVVKVIVDGERLMSVAEGNGPVNALDQALRKDLGAYSEYLKDLRLADFKVRILSTGTEAVTRVMIESTDDTGHRWFTIGVSPNIVDASFAALLDSITYKLLRDGAPASK
- a CDS encoding NAD+ synthase, which gives rise to MTDKLKIALAQANPKLGDIAGNIKLAREFREEAEAEGAELVVFPELFICGYPPEDLVLKPSFVRACEQAMSELAELTLDGGPAMLMTGPMMDGPFLRNTVCLLEEGKISATRYKNKLPNYGVFDEIRVFEPGPLPGPIPFKGVRMGVMICEDMWYPDVAECLAETGAELLIVPNGSPYDHEKGDARLNYAVERVKETELPIVYVNQIGGQDELVFDGGSFVLNDDCTLNVQMACWKEDLLVTDWERDGDRWKCATTSLVEPGGDLERIYNAMVLGLKDYVNKNGFPGVVLGLSGGIDSALSAAVAVDALGADRVHCVMMPSRYTSQESLDDAAECARLLGTKLDTVQIEPAVDAFDGMLSHLFEGTNADITEENIQSRIRGLTLMAISNKFGKMVLTTGNKSEMSTGYATIYGDMCGGYSVLKDLYKTKCFEVSHWRNKSSSDLFLGPNGAVMPENVIVKPPTAELREDQKDEDSLPPYEILDGILHALIEDEKSYAEIVEAGYDGALVSRVQNLLYVAEYKRRQAPPGVKITTRNFGKDRRYPITNGFRDKR
- the gltX gene encoding glutamate--tRNA ligase translates to MTAKFRFAPSPTGYLHVGNARLALINWLYARKIEGEFVLRLDDTDEERSTEEFAEGIKEDLTWLGLVWDDLKKQSDRADRYTEIFEKLKAEGRLYPCYETGEELEYKRKRQLARKLPPVYDRSALKLTDEEKQAFEAEGRQPHWRFLLDQEVVAWDDHVRGRVEVDCASMSDPVLIRTDGRPLYHLPSVVDDVDFGITHVIRGEDHVSNTALHIQLFKAMGATVPEFAHIPLLMGPDGGPLSKREGSLSLRDMRDEGLEPMSINSLLARLGTSDNVVGQYDLAKLIEGFDIGHFSRAAAKFDPAELKNLNAKILHEMPWELVKDRPELEGCTADLWAVIQGNLSVLGEAKLWTEVTYGQINPVIEDESFAAKAAELLPAGTLDGDSWKSWTNAIKDELGVKGKALFMPLRQALTAQSHGPEMGKLLPLLGREKTLKRLKGEVA